A window of the Hordeum vulgare subsp. vulgare chromosome 5H, MorexV3_pseudomolecules_assembly, whole genome shotgun sequence genome harbors these coding sequences:
- the LOC123396146 gene encoding tryptamine hydroxycinnamoyltransferase 1-like, giving the protein MDVQVQRTFVVPPAAAPSEEVPLTVFDLAAPIYHVTVLFAFSPPNPTNQALLDALSATLPRFPLLTAAMRLERQAGTRPCFVTGKGGAGALVVEAEVPYSALSDHLPLEPSPGLALFHPTVRRSAAPHALMLQINRFACGGIVIASSTHHQVADGHSMTMFFHAWADAVRGDGLDVDCSPVPYGPAALVPRRPPRCEYEHRGAEFLPLSPVPPHDDGHASKPPAEVDHYVDFSEITNMLLHYTSEFVADLKCAAQNRYTTFETVSAHVWRKITAARGLADGGDAHTSIRIAVNGRGRLAGTGALPTAWFFGNVVLTAISETRAAALATGTLADVAALVRSGIRAVDGGYFQSFLDFGALHGDEDLEPACNDEAGVLSLDVEADSWLHLDLHRLDFGCGGRLVGILPAKVPQDGVVVLMPSLRKGGGVDVFVALWEKHARELSAIAHT; this is encoded by the coding sequence ATGGACGTGCAGGTGCAGAGGACGTTCGTCGTGCCTCCGGCGGCCGCGCCCTCGGAGGAGGTGCCGCTCACCGTCTTCGACCTCGCCGCGCCGATCTACCACGTCACCGTGCTCTTCGCCTTCTCGCCGCCCAACCCGACCAACCAGGCCCTCCTCGACGCCCTCTCCGCCACGCTCCCGCGCTTTCCGCTCCTCACCGCCGCCATGCGCCTCGAGCGTCAGGCCGGCACGCGCCCGTGCTTCGTCACGGGGAAAGGCGGCGCGGGCGCCCTCGTCGTCGAGGCCGAGGTgccatactcggcgctctccgaCCACCTCCCGCTCGAGCCCTCGCCGGGGCTCGCGCTGTTCCACCCCACGGTCCGTAGAAGCGCCGCGCCGCACGCGCTCATGCTCCAGATCAACCGCTTCGCGTGCGGCGGGATCGTCATCGCCTCGTCGACGCACCACCAGGTCGCCGACGGCCACTCCATGACCATGTTCTTCCACGCCTGGGCCGACGCCGTACGCGGCGACGGCCTCGACGTTGACTGCTCCCCCGTGCCGTACGGACCCGCCGCCCTCGTgccgcgccggccgcctcgcTGCGAGTACGAGCACCGTGGTGCCGAATTCCTGCCGCTGTCGCCGGTGCCTCCGCATGACGACGGCCATGCGAGCAAGCCCCCGGCCGAGGTTGATCATTACGTCGACTTTTCCGAGATCACCAACATGCTCCTTCACTACACGAGCGAGTTCGTCGCCGACCTCAAGTGCGCCGCGCAGAACAGGTACACGACCTTCGAGACTGTGTCGGCGCACGTCTGGCGGAAGATTACCGCCGCGCGCGGGCTCGCCGACGGGGGCGACGCGCACACGTCGATACGCATCGCGGTGAACGGCCGTGGCCGGCTGGCTGGAACGGGCGCCCTACCGACCGCGTGGTTCTTCGGGAACGTCGTGCTCACGGCGATCTCCGAGACCCGCGCGGCAGCCCTGGCCACCGGTACCCTCGCCGATGTCGCGGCGCTGGTCCGCTCAGGGATCCGCGCCGTCGACGGTGGGTACTTCCAGTCGTTCCTCGACTTCGGGGCGCTGCACGGCGACGAGGATCTGGAGCCGGCGTGTAACGACGAGGCCGGCGTGCTGTCGCTGGACGTGGAGGCCGACAGCTGGCTGCACCTGGACCTGCACCGGTTGGACTTTGGGTGCGGCGGGCGGCTCGTCGGAATCCTGCCGGCGAAGGTCCCGCAGGACGGGGTAGTGGTGCTGATGCCCAGCCTGCGGAAAGGGGGAGGCGTCGACGTGTTCGTTGCGTTGTGGGAGAAGCATGCCAGGGAGCTCAGCGCCATTGCCCATACTTAG